In a single window of the Acetivibrio clariflavus DSM 19732 genome:
- a CDS encoding DNA internalization-related competence protein ComEC/Rec2 has translation MNRPLVLFCASYMSGILLANLTRSYWFIIYSAIVLAIIAIAFGMFYKRHVFLLSGVLILYFFGGVYYLYTYNQNANRFVEYNGKQVTVKGYINSAPNADGEKIVYELMAEEVFLKESGRSDKVSGKIRLTTLLGDNGFIDYGREVTVSGTLNIPKERTNPSGFNYRSYLSHSGISATLFAMDYNINVGEKNKGNFLVKLGLKLRERIVTVINKSLPPQQAGLLNGMLIGYKQDLSQEVEEAFSASGLSHIMAVSGSNVAFIILPLAYVFKKLKIRQKLANLLIIIILILFVLITGFEPSVLRAVIMAVVVLVGQIIRRDTEIFTSISFSALVLLFYNPGILFNIGFQLSFAATLSLVLFYKNLKEMLGFKFLPPFILDVLAATISAQIGVLPITVFYFNTVSLVSIISNLLVVPIVEFITILGSLMALLGQIHIVLSILIGYVNNVLLSFVLVVTKISAQLPWSVKTLVTPSIFSVICYYAVIIYFFWYRPEYKVKLKLKYGIAAVLIILGTVFYGVFIPKGLEVVFIDVGQGDSTFIQTSKGKNILIDGGGYSSAASDSTSIGENIVIPFLLDYGVDKLDLVIATHGHDDHIQGLIPVLKKLKVECLVIPEVPLDSGLQKLCDIARKEKIKIQMCSRGDLIRLDNKTYFDVLMPKKGDFIQESPSNNNSLVVKLHYEKVRILFTADMEKEAEEMLIRDNVDLKSDVLKVAHHGSDTSTTEAFLERINPDIAVISVGRNNFGHPSKYVLNVLEKNRVKIFRTDYDGAVVLKTYGKDIKIKRTVKKQSVPVLDKGESYEY, from the coding sequence ATGAATAGACCACTTGTTCTTTTCTGCGCGTCATATATGTCTGGGATTTTACTGGCAAATCTGACCCGGTCCTATTGGTTTATAATATATTCCGCTATTGTACTTGCTATTATAGCCATTGCATTTGGCATGTTTTATAAAAGACATGTTTTTTTGCTGTCCGGCGTTTTAATTCTGTATTTTTTTGGCGGCGTGTATTATTTGTATACATATAATCAAAATGCAAACCGGTTTGTTGAATATAACGGAAAGCAGGTAACGGTAAAAGGATATATTAATTCTGCACCGAACGCAGATGGAGAAAAAATAGTATATGAGTTAATGGCAGAGGAAGTTTTTTTAAAAGAGTCGGGAAGGTCGGATAAAGTTTCGGGAAAGATACGGCTAACTACGCTTTTAGGGGATAACGGTTTTATAGATTACGGCAGAGAAGTAACTGTAAGCGGAACTTTGAACATACCCAAGGAAAGGACCAATCCTTCAGGGTTCAACTATAGAAGTTATCTGAGCCATAGCGGTATTTCGGCAACTCTTTTTGCTATGGATTATAATATTAATGTCGGTGAGAAAAATAAGGGAAATTTTTTAGTGAAATTAGGACTTAAATTACGGGAAAGAATAGTTACTGTTATAAATAAAAGTCTGCCGCCTCAGCAGGCCGGATTGCTGAACGGAATGCTGATTGGTTACAAACAGGATCTAAGTCAGGAAGTTGAGGAAGCTTTCAGTGCTTCAGGCTTGTCGCATATAATGGCAGTTTCAGGAAGCAATGTGGCATTCATAATATTACCCTTAGCTTATGTGTTCAAAAAGCTTAAAATACGGCAAAAACTTGCAAACCTATTGATAATTATAATATTGATATTGTTCGTTCTTATTACCGGTTTTGAACCGTCGGTATTAAGGGCTGTTATTATGGCTGTTGTGGTTTTGGTGGGACAGATAATAAGAAGGGATACAGAAATTTTTACAAGCATATCCTTTTCAGCTTTGGTTTTACTTTTTTACAATCCCGGGATTCTTTTTAATATTGGATTTCAGTTGTCTTTTGCAGCTACCCTTTCATTGGTGCTGTTTTATAAGAATTTAAAAGAAATGCTCGGGTTTAAGTTCCTTCCGCCCTTTATTTTAGATGTGCTTGCTGCCACAATATCGGCACAGATAGGGGTTTTACCCATAACGGTTTTTTATTTCAATACCGTATCTTTGGTTTCCATTATTTCTAATCTGCTTGTTGTACCTATAGTGGAATTTATAACTATTTTAGGATCCCTTATGGCCTTATTGGGTCAAATACATATTGTCTTATCCATACTTATAGGCTATGTAAACAATGTCCTGTTGAGTTTTGTTCTTGTGGTTACTAAAATTTCTGCGCAATTGCCCTGGTCGGTTAAAACCCTTGTTACACCTTCTATATTTTCGGTTATTTGTTACTATGCAGTTATAATATATTTTTTCTGGTACAGACCTGAATATAAAGTTAAATTAAAACTCAAATACGGTATTGCTGCTGTTTTGATTATACTTGGAACAGTTTTTTACGGGGTATTTATTCCAAAAGGGCTTGAGGTAGTGTTTATTGATGTGGGACAGGGGGACAGTACTTTTATACAAACGAGTAAGGGAAAAAACATATTGATAGATGGAGGAGGCTATAGCAGCGCAGCATCTGACAGCACAAGTATCGGAGAAAATATTGTCATTCCTTTTTTGCTGGATTACGGTGTCGACAAACTTGATTTGGTTATTGCAACCCATGGCCATGATGACCATATTCAGGGGCTGATACCGGTTTTGAAAAAATTGAAGGTAGAATGTTTGGTAATACCTGAAGTACCTTTGGACAGCGGATTGCAAAAATTGTGTGATATTGCCCGAAAGGAAAAAATAAAAATTCAGATGTGTTCGAGGGGTGACCTTATCCGTCTGGATAACAAAACCTATTTTGATGTTTTGATGCCCAAGAAGGGAGATTTTATTCAAGAGTCGCCTTCAAATAATAACTCATTAGTGGTAAAATTACATTATGAAAAAGTAAGAATACTATTTACGGCCGATATGGAAAAAGAAGCCGAGGAAATGCTGATAAGGGATAATGTTGATTTAAAGTCGGATGTGCTGAAAGTGGCACATCACGGGTCGGATACTTCAACCACCGAGGCTTTTTTAGAGCGGATAAATCCTGATATAGCTGTTATCAGTGTTGGAAGGAACAATTTTGGCCATCCTTCAAAGTACGTGTTGAATGTACTTGAGAAAAACAGAGTTAAGATTTTTAGAACCGACTATGACGGTGCAGTAGTGCTAAAAACTTACGGCAAAGATATAAAAATAAAAAGGACGGTAAAAAAACAATCAGTTCCGGTATTGGATAAAGGTGAATCATATGAGTATTGA
- a CDS encoding SH3 domain-containing C40 family peptidase has translation MFKCSKLILCSAVLNFSIFFTFSLSHANFDKSTTDQKNSNFQEYSVLSYNIENLFKDSNTIVEENIGSWYKILINGTTGWVHKDLFPVDAIKNSQDTKVLAKANNSADDSNSLSDEKEQETSETTDEKNDETANVGQDVSTEINSENSEGNATKAEAVAVLFEGMITGDGVNIRKGPGTDNEAITQLYYGDRVEILGKSDEWYNVKMKDGVIGWVYGQYISTESTLASRGETSESNSSKRAQIVSYAKELLGVRYVYGGTTRSGFDCSGFVWHVFNHFGIKLNRVAADQAKQGTKISRSELQPGDLVFFDTNGGKNYINHVGIYIGNGSFIHASSGSKAKKVVISELNTGFYNDCFMTARRILD, from the coding sequence ATGTTTAAGTGCAGTAAATTAATTTTATGTTCAGCGGTTTTAAATTTTTCGATTTTTTTTACATTCTCACTTTCCCATGCTAACTTCGATAAAAGCACTACGGATCAAAAAAATTCTAATTTTCAGGAATATTCGGTTTTGTCATACAATATAGAAAATCTTTTTAAAGATTCCAATACAATAGTTGAAGAAAATATCGGATCTTGGTATAAAATTCTTATAAACGGCACAACAGGTTGGGTACATAAAGATTTATTTCCGGTAGATGCTATAAAGAATTCTCAGGATACCAAAGTTTTAGCTAAAGCGAACAATTCGGCAGACGATTCCAATAGTTTAAGCGATGAAAAAGAACAGGAAACTTCAGAAACTACAGATGAGAAAAATGACGAAACTGCAAATGTTGGACAAGATGTTTCCACAGAAATTAATTCTGAAAATTCAGAGGGAAATGCTACTAAGGCAGAGGCTGTTGCAGTATTGTTTGAAGGAATGATTACCGGAGACGGTGTTAATATAAGAAAAGGTCCGGGAACCGACAATGAAGCAATTACCCAATTGTATTACGGCGATAGAGTGGAGATATTGGGAAAATCCGATGAATGGTATAATGTAAAAATGAAGGACGGAGTAATTGGTTGGGTATATGGTCAATATATTTCAACCGAATCCACCCTTGCATCAAGAGGAGAAACGTCGGAATCAAATAGTTCCAAAAGAGCACAGATTGTTTCCTATGCAAAGGAATTGTTAGGGGTCAGATATGTTTACGGAGGTACCACAAGAAGTGGATTTGATTGTTCCGGTTTTGTATGGCACGTTTTTAATCATTTCGGAATTAAGTTAAACAGAGTTGCAGCCGACCAGGCAAAGCAGGGAACTAAGATATCCAGATCGGAGTTACAGCCAGGAGATTTGGTTTTCTTCGATACAAACGGCGGTAAAAATTATATCAATCATGTGGGAATATATATTGGAAACGGAAGTTTCATTCACGCATCTTCGGGAAGTAAAGCAAAAAAAGTTGTTATAAGTGAGCTAAACACCGGTTTTTACAATGATTGCTTTATGACAGCAAGAAGGATTTTGGATTAA